Genomic segment of Danio aesculapii chromosome 25, fDanAes4.1, whole genome shotgun sequence:
tatggcttagtaataagtgtaattcctgcacaccgcTGGCCAAGCACCATAGTctctttaggacaaagcgcatgagagagtgagaccagcgatccgtGCATGTATGAAATATTGCACAATATGAatagttttgcttgctacacaactgaaaacgtgctcaATATAACAGTTTTACTAATAtgaagtactgtaaagttttctaactggtgaatgacattatctagtgggttgtctactgtcatctttaaggtgcttgttcgtgatttcaggaggcaagGCTTTGGACAGCagaggagggactgtgtttcaaaaatATGCTAACAGATAGCATTtcggcagatcacctactgcacctttaattttccATTTCTCTGGGAACTGCTCCACAATATGGAAAAAAAGGtcacagcttccagttcatgtgaaCTTTAACAATCAACCTAGATTTAATACAagtaatttttaaacaatttgaccattttaaaaagtcatgGACAAAGAACTTAAATTCAATACTGGTAATGTTCAATTacgttttttttagaaatattgatcaaatgtgcattatttgtcagtgtttttgaacaagatttaaaatgtaagattttttattgaaTCTTTGACAATTGAGTACAATATTTGAAATTAAACCATAAacaaatttcatttcaaatttaattcaagcacttttaagGATCTATGTTTGTCTTTAAGTACTTTCaaggccttgaatccatatgcCTGAAACTCAAGCGTGGAAACcctgaatataaaacaataaaaattggtTAAACTTTcatttaagtaccaattctcactattaactagtgggcTATTACCTAcctattaagatattggctgtttatttgcaCTTATatagtacatattctgcatgatcttattttgaATCAATAATCCAACCTAATACCTAAAtacttcatcaaaaaaaaaaaaatgcttcatcaAAACTACTGTGaaacagcaaattaggagtttactgAGGAAAACGTCACAGTTAATAGTTAATAGCAagaactgtattttaaaataatttatgacctaaatattatattattattcttgatacatttgaagattttttttgtttcaacaaatgaaataataataaaaaaaatgaccatctattttatttattttaaataggatttttaatcaaactattattataacaataaataaatacataaatgatagTTTTGATCATCAGATTCCTAGATCATTCGATGTACTTTATCTAGGAGATATTCCTATTAAACTTGAAAGAGGATAGATATTTAAGATATTATTGGCAACAAGTAAAAAAGCTATAACCTGGAAATGGTATAAAAAAAAGCCCACAAACTAAAGATGAATGGTTCAAAATATTAGCAGAAATAATGACGCATGCACTTCATTTACAAACAGTGATCTTTGAAAAGAAATGGAGTAAATGGCTGGTTTTCTCCACAATGACAATATAATCATCCGTAATCTAACATTTACATAATTCTAGAGGTTATGCATCATTAAGAAAATATGTTTGGCAaccttttagtttattttatagtTAGTCTATTTATTTTCTTGACAAGGTTAATGTAATATTtctatgtttgtatgtatatacatttgaagtcagaattattaacccccctaaattattagcccccgtttattatttattttccacaatttctgcttaacggagaaaatatttttttcaacgcatttctaaacataataattttaataactcatttctaataactgatttcttttatctttgccatgatgacagtaaataatatttgactagatatttttcaagacacttctatacagctgaaagtgtaatttaaaggaataactaggttaattaggttaactaggccggttatggtaattaggcaagttattgtataacaatggtttgttctgtagactatcgaaagaaatatagcttaaaggggctaacaattttgacattaaaaattgttttaaaaaaaatttaaaattgcttttattctagctgaaatgaaacaaataagactttctccagaagaaaaaatattatcagacatactgtgaaaaattcccttattctgttaagcatcatttggaaaatattttaaaaagaaaaataaataaataaataaataaataaataaaaatcaaaggtgggctaataattctgactctaaAACTGCATGTATACATGTGTggaattgatgtttttatttgttttaatcattattattattattcttagcattattattatcgttTTGTTTCCACTGGTTATATGttcttaaattaataaaatgaatgagtgtatggatgtttcccagagatgggttgcagctggaagggcatccgctgcgtgaaacgtgctggataagttggtggttcattgcgctgcggcgacccctggttaataaagggactaagccgaaaatgaatgaataaaaagtatttaaaaaaatgaatacataacAGTATTAGAATTCCAGTTCAGTAATAGTATTATAGTATCTCGTTTGCTATTTTAGAGATTAGTAAAACTATTCAATGACCAGTATCTGCTACAAGTGAacattctggaaaaaaaaagtgtttctgaTTTAAAGGGACTTACAATTCTTGGATATGGTACCCGACCAAAAGAATAGATCTCCCACAGTAAGATCCCATAACTCCATACATCCGACTTAGTGGAAAATTTCTGTTTCAGAAAGACGTGCAGATtaataaaagtatgttttcaaCTAGATTTAACTATTAAAACAAACCATTTACAAAGCACACCTTCTCTCGTAAGGCCTCAGGTGAAGTCCACTTAACAGGGAGTTTGGCTGTATCTTGAGTAGACGAGGCTTCCTTGGTGAGGCCGAAATCGCTGACTTTAGCTATGTTGTCTTCAGACACAAGAACATTACGAGCGGCAAGGTCCCGGTGCACAAAGTTATTGGCCTCAAGATATTCCATTGCCTTGCACACATCCCTAggggaaaatgcaaataaataaataaatgagggccaaaaaaaatttaaagtgcTTAAAAATATGGTTATTATGGAATGTAGTTTTCATAacacattataaaaatatatatattatatttttattatgcttcAAAGTCTTAAGTTATGTTATTGTGTCAtggcttaaaaataataattaagaaacTCACATTGAGAAATTGATCAAACGATCTCCACCGATAACAGTACGGCCTCTAGAGCGCAGATAGTCCACAAGACTACCCTGAAAAAGGTGCACCAACAACACTTAAGTACACTATACACTTTTTATATGGCTATTAAACATGCATCTAGCTATTCTCGATGGAAACAGATGGAAGTCGCTGACCTTGGCCATGTACTCAGTGACGATGTAAAGGCTGCCCTTTTCTTCCACGATCACCCCCAGCAGCTGCACCAGGTTATTATGCCGTAATTGACTGTAAAAGTGCAGCGCATGAATATGAATATTTTGCAGTGACTCTAAATATAACTAGGATTCTGATTGGGTGGACGTACGTCATGACCGAAGCCTCTGCGACGAAGGCCTGTGCTGTGGCATCATGTTTGATACACTTCACTGCTACTTTCTTTCCTCTGTAGTCTCCAACCATCACATctatgaacaaacaaacaaagagaatAATTAAGTCTGGGTGAATTAATGACTCCTTGTGtagttcatattattattattataataatatactgCATGCGTTTAATTTTATAAACTGAATGTAATATTTGGATCCTGGGCCAAATTAAGGGCTAACCGCTCCAGTAGTGGTCACTTGGCTAGCTTAATAGTGCATTTTTCTTGTTACATTTTAGACAACATCATTAATTAGGTCAAACCTGAAACCTTAAAACGGTAACATTTCAAATTGTTGTACATTTGGTGACATCATcttcaaaaaaataatttttttattagcaaTTTAAACTTTTGGTTAGAATTTTCAAATGGTAAAttaaatctgacaaaaaaaataaataaataaaatttttgctGATAGCCTGTAAAAAGCCATAACCAAAAAATGGTTGCAACTCGAAATCTCAAATTAGTAACTGATTTGACATAATTTATGAAATCTATAAGATGGAAAGGTAATGAATCGATAATGAATCGTTAATCGTTAATTAATGAGACATGGAGAAAAAGGGgaaacgcagtggcgcagtaggtagtgctgttgcctcacagcaagaaggtcgctggttcgagcctcggccagttggcgtttctgtgtggagtttgcatgttctccctgcgttcgcgtgggtttcctccacagtccaaagacatgcagtacaggtgaattggatagactaaattgtccgtagtgtatgtgtgtgtgaataagcgtgtaagtgtttcccagtgatgggttgcggctagaagggcatccgctgcataaaacagatgctggataagttggcggttcattccgctgtggcgaccccagattaataaagggactaagcggaaaagaaaatgaatgaatgaatggagaaaaTTGGTAGAATGTATTCTCCCATTAAGACCAGACTTGACATAGAATGTATAATCGGAAAGATGTGAATTTTTATTACGTTTATTTTGTGTATCATATTTTTGTAATGAGAGAAAACATAAATGAAAGATAGAGAAAAGAACAATAcctacttaaaaaaatacaaataaataaaaaattaacatttaagatGCTGAAAGTACCATCATCACAGTTTCATATGTATATTGTTTAGGGGGGGGTAGACTGGGTGCCACAATgtgttaagagaaaaaaaaaaaaaagtacacaattGAATTGTAATTGAAAAGCAACAAATCAGTTTTAATGGTTTTCTTTTTGATGACATACAAAACAATTATGAAAGTATTGTTTTGATTGTCCTTATAATGTCCTTGAATCATCCATGTAATTTCTGTATTATTAATTCATGGAATTTATGTTATCATTTCTTTAACTTCTTTCAACTTTTGGATTCCCGTTGATTGTTTTTTGTGTACCCAACGATGAAAACCCTATATACCAAACATTTGTATGTAAACTTGGaaactgcaattaaaaaaaaaaaaaaaaaaacggaaaaaatatggtaaattaatatgaaaaatatacacaatatttTCTTTAGAATATAAGTGACATTCATTTATGACAATAACGCATCAAATGTGAGAGACATCAACATTAGTGTTGGTGATATGATTAACctcctatttatatatatataaatattgtattgctcagcataaatgagcacaccccTCACCTATCTCTCTTCTAaattttctacaggatgctttacaataatatttgtgcatatacattagattagtcagttccTACGCCAAAACTAcagctaatttaacaaaataacttaagatcatGGTCTAAAAATGTGTACACCCAAATTCATGTTTGAGAAaactattaaattgtattaaacagGAAGAAgagaaacataataataataataataataataataataataataataataataataataataataataataatgcatttgttGAAATGCATCAAAACATTATTGGCTATAATCATTGAGaaacagataaaaatattcattttcaacaatagagtgtactcatttatgctgaacactATATACAGGGTTTCTTCAGGATTctttaagtcaaatttaagactttttaagacccatttaaaaccattatatttagacttatacagggctaaacactaaggctTTTTCTATTGAACCAGCTACCcaagtaaatagtttttgtattaatggaagctcatgtaaagggatgtgttgctttagttttctttccttgattagggaatttaattaggAGAATTTGCAGTAAACATATGTTGTGATGtgcatctctttgcaataaaaactaatataaatatataaagctttgagatggattattggtgattgggtagctttacttggacataggaaaatgaagacctgtttaatatgatttaaaacctacaacaaaatgtttaagtgacctttttgaaatttaagacattttaagaccttgcGAACACCcttatatagataaataaattaataaataatctcatgaacacacacacacacatacctccAAACTCTCCCTTTCCAATAGTCTGGATAAGCTTCAGTTCTTTTCTATTCAAAGCCCAGCCACCTGCGGGAAAAGAAAATGGAGAACTAATTTAGCCATGCAGCAATTAAACCCTCGGTTGCTCTTCAGGCTTAATAATGTAActtaataatgaacaaaaataaattagaCTGAAAGCAGATCCGCAAAATGAAAAAGGTTTTACTGTATAAACCTAAAAAATgttttctaataatatttttgatttaatagaaaaaaataaacgtgCACATAAGTTAGAGATGAATATTCCCCAGTACAGTGAAACATTTttggaataaaatatatattttaatataaaaacattacttttaaagGCAAAGTACAAAACTGTCTTCTCTTTTACTCTcattcaagtggttctaaaataaatattccgaaaaatgttgggaaaaagcagccactgacatccatagtacaaTGGAACTACGTACTATGTAGTACTATGGAAGCTAATGGCCCCAACATTTTTCAGTATATCTCCATTTGAAACtcgggtttggaacaagtggagggcgagtaaacgatgacagatatctaacttttggatgaactatccctttaagatgtcAATCTTTGGTGATAACCAGTACAATTACCTTCCTGGAACGAGGATCACCAGAAGGTTAAACCtgtataaacataaacaaatgtgtgaATACAGTCAAGGAAGGTCTTACTTCTGGAGAACTCATCCTGGGCCGCCACAGTCCCCTCCATGAGTTTAGGTTTGATGAGTCGCGTACAGAGTCCATCTGCATCTTTAGTGTAGTGCtgttgaaacacacacacacacacacacacacacacacacacacacacacacacacacacacacacacaccaaaagtaAGCTCATTTACAAAGGAAACTAGCATGACAGTAAaggaaataaatggaaaaatcgATAAACGTTTATCAAAGGGAAACACCACGCtacattacatttaaacaaatgaacaattttACTGAATAATGCAAATCgatatgcaaataaatgcaggttTTATGTAACTAGAAAAGGAAAACAAACCTTGAATGTGCAGTTTAAATGGACTGATGTttaaaaggtgaataaatgaataaaacctcCAGCAGAGGTCGCTGTTGTTTACATATAAACCACAGAATCCTGCGTTTCCTCTCCTCACAATAGACAAGTCcacacaggcgaggacgttcTTATCATTTCAGTGTTGAAAAACGTGTATTTGATTTCATGTCTGGACGCTAGAAGCGTGAGGCTAGACGATGCGATAATATTGTTAGACGAATGTAATGCATCGATTATGCTGTTGAAATGATCTGGAACCTGTGCCCGTTTCCTCTTTGTCACTTCCTCGTTATCAACTGTTCCAGGAACTGaagtgcgtgtgtctgtgtgcgagTGCGCCGATATTACATGCGCgctcaaaataacaacacatttGCATGACTACAGCCACACAAACACTTCAGTAATTCTGCAACGCAATGATACGTTCAAATGCAAAGGTTCTCACTGTAACACCATCTTTTTCAGCCATTTGCTTTCATACATGAGAAATAACACACAGATTTGATTATTTCATTAATTCCCGAGATGGCAAAGCTAAAATCATTCCAGTCCATCACATAATCTTTCAGATATTAAGATATGCTGATCTAAttgcttaagaaacatttcttattactaatattacattcaactaaaataaaaatgacccaGAAAGCAAAATGAAACTAATGACATAACATGCTTTTATATTAAATTGACagcttaaatataaaaacaaatctattGTATTTACACTCGCAGAATGTTAAGGGTTGGTAACATTTCTAATGGTTAGAagtctttttattttgaaattgaaGATCTgtagtaaaaaaatctgtaatgtacagtgctcagcataattgagtacaccccattttgaaaatgaatattttatccatttctcagtgaatataggcaatgtatcttggtgattcagatttattaaacagaaatgcattaaaataatattttagtcaccaagcatatttataaattaacagataatacaaataaattcaagcaaaacattgcaaaaaaatttaaaaattaaattaaaacctaCAAAGTTTCAACTAAACTTTTTAATCttattgcttctcttgatttttcctctttttaaattagtatttaatatttttctataacatatacattttggtgtactagtttctggaccgttatcgtaagttattttgttagataagctccagatttggcttcatatacacaaatataatattgtatggcttcctattaaaaatatgaatttaaaacatttgtgaggggtgtacttatatatgctgaacactgtatttgGATAGTAGTACAATTAATTACATAAATCTAATTCATTCCtgtgaataaactgaaatgatTTCAGTCTTTTTTAAGTGATTCTGCAAAAATGGTTCAGATGGGATGCTCATGaatcctttatttatttcaaaaaaattaaaacggTCCCATAATATTCGAAACAAaccatgattttctttcttcctcctttttttttaagtatttaattttaaaatagagtaCTTTTATAACATCACATACATCTTAACAGTCACAGCCAATAATTTTAGTTAATTCTTGCAgagtaaaagtatatattttaatatttatcttaaaaataaaatcgaATGTGCGCTAATAAACACTAATTTAATCAAATGACAGATGACCATATCAATTTAGGGCTTGTATTTAATTTATCTCTAGCGGTTTTCCAATGAATTTTATCAAGCAGGAATGTGGGAAGAATATCTTCTGTGGCAATTTAATCACTTTGGACATAAAGACTTATTGTAGCCCCGTCCACTTCTCTGGAAAGAGCACAACTGTTCAGTTGAGTCTATAAGGgtgg
This window contains:
- the csk gene encoding tyrosine-protein kinase CSK, translated to MSTFEATWPAGTECVARYNFPGTADQDLPMSKGDVLTIVGVTKDPNWYRAKNSAGREGTIPANYVQKREGVKSASKLSLMPWFHGKITREQAERLLYPPETGLFLVRESTNYPGDYTLCVSCDGKVEHYRIIYHNGKLSIDEEEFFENLMQLMEHYTKDADGLCTRLIKPKLMEGTVAAQDEFSRSGWALNRKELKLIQTIGKGEFGDVMVGDYRGKKVAVKCIKHDATAQAFVAEASVMTQLRHNNLVQLLGVIVEEKGSLYIVTEYMAKGSLVDYLRSRGRTVIGGDRLINFSMDVCKAMEYLEANNFVHRDLAARNVLVSEDNIAKVSDFGLTKEASSTQDTAKLPVKWTSPEALREKKFSTKSDVWSYGILLWEIYSFGRVPYPRIPLKEVVPRVEKGYKMDSPDGCPPVVYDIMKQCWTLDAVVRPSFRDLREKLQDIITNELYR